Sequence from the Bacillus thuringiensis genome:
ACGTATGAGGTGTAAGCTCTTTTTCAATATTTGCTTCTTTCGCTAATCGTTTTAAAATTTTCCAAAACCCTTGTCTTGATAAACGATTCCCATGATGGTTTAAAAAGAGTGCATCTACTACTTTTTTACCCATCAATTCTCTTCTTCCCTTTTCAATATACTTTTGAATCGCTTCCGTCGCTAAACTTCCTAGTGGAATAATTCTTTCTTTATTCCCTTTCCCTATGCAACGAACAAATCCCATCGTTAAATGTACATCTTCTAAATTTAAGGCAATTAATTCCGAAACACGAAGTCCTGTTGCATACAGTAACTCTAGCATCGCTTTATCACGAACCCCAAAAGCACTCGTCATTTTTGGTGTCTGAAGTAACGCCTCTACTTCATCAACTGATAATACTTTCGGTAATTTCCGTTCTCCTTGCGGCGTTTCAATATGTACGGATGGATCGTGCTCTACCGCTCGTTCACGAAGTAGAAATTGGTGGAACGAACGAATCGACGCAATATGACGTGCTAATGTTTTTGAAGATTTTCCGTTTTCTTTTAAGTGCTGCAGAAAATTAACAATGTACAAGCGTGTCACTTCATGAAAGCTTTTCGCTTGTTCTACATTTTGCAAGTACTTTACATAACTTTTTAAATCACGTTCATAAGATACTACTGTATTTTTCGCTAATCCTTTCTCGACAACCATATAATGAATAAAATCTTTTAATTGATCTTCCAATCTACACTACTCCCCATTTTCATAGAAAAACATCATTCTATTTACGAAAGCATCCTTTGCCGGCTCTTCATTCCCTGATACTTTTTCTACAGTCTCTTCTTTTGGCTTTTCATAACGATGATAGCTTTCATATTCTTCATTTATCCATAGTATAGCGAAATAAAACAAAATCGTACAACTTGTAAATAATAAAAATACTTTTACCCCATCAAAAGTTAATTTTAAAGCTCGGCGCATTGTAAATTCCTCCAAAATATAAGTTATTACAACATATGCCAAGCTTTCACCAATTTATACCTTATTCAAATAAAAAACCTCTTCCTAGTTAAATAGGAAAAGGTTATTTTTCATCCGTTTCATTTTCTTGACAATTTTTACAAATCCCATGGAATGTTAAACGATGATCCTTCACCTTAAAGCTCCAGTCACGTTCTACTTTCCTTTCCACTTCACCAAGTAAATCTTCTTGTATTTCTTGTACAGCACCACATTGTGTACAAATCAAATGATGGTGGAAACGCTGCGCACCTTCTTGGCGTAAGTCATAGCGTGAAACACCGTCTCCGAAGTTAATCTTATCGACAACTTTTAACTCAGATAATAGTTCTAAAGTTCGATAGACGGTTGCTAATCCGATCTCTGGCGACTTTTCTTTTACAAGGAGGTAAACATCTTCTGCGCTTAAATGATCTTCTTCATTTTCTAGCAGCACACGAACTGTTGCTTCACGTTGCGGTGTTAATTTGTAGCTCGCTGCATGTAATTGCTTCTTAATTCGTTCAATTCTTTCTTCCATTCGGTACTACTCCCTCCTCGCCACTCTTACACCATTATATCAGAAGAAGGGCTTCTGTCAAAAGAAAAACAATAAAAACAAATTGATAATTATTCTCAAAAAGTATTTATTTTTTATTAATAGCCTCAACGACTTCTTTCATTAAAACTGGTGATGCATAAGCCTCCACACTAGAAGCAAGTGCTAACACCACTCCAATTACGAGAAAGAAGCATGTATAACGGATTAATAATGGTAATAGTGGCTCGGTTATTTTTCTAATAAATTGATGCCTAATCATCCGTAAAGAAAAACTTGCAGCAATAGTTGTCATAACGAGAAAGACTGGAATGATAATTAAATTTTGTGGCAAAACAGATACGAATGCTAGTAATAATCCATTCCATCCATGCTGACTTACTAAAAAACCTACTGTAAATCCGACAACTACTCCTTTTACAAATAATAAAATAAAAATAAGTGGCAACCCAATAATTGAAATCCCCAAAATCCAAATAAATCCAATGTATTTTAATTGTGAAAAGTAACTTTCTCGAAACATTTCGCCTGCAATAGCAAATTCTCCTTTAGAAACTTGTCCAAAAAAACGTTGTAAATAAAATGATAAATCTTGTTTTTGATTTAATTGTAAACTATTTACAAGAATGGCCCCAAATATTACTCCCATCAATAATAAAACAGCGTTAAATATATATAATGAAGAGTTTTCCTGTATGTGAGACATTACACGGTCTTGCCAAGTTTTTCGCCACATTTTTCTTCCCTCCGTTCACACTCTTACTAAAAATGTATGAAAGAAAGAAAAAAGTATGACGAATTAACATTGAAATTCCGCTCTACTTTGCTAAACTAAAAAGTAGAGAATAGGAGGGATTTCTCTTGAAACCATTATTATTAGATTTTCCAACATTATTTCAAACTGAACGCTTACAAGTTCGTAAGCCATTTCCAGGTGATGGTGCAGAAGTGTATGAAGCAATCCAAGCTTCTCTAGAAGACTTAGTACCGTGGATGCCAATTAACGCTGAAACAGAAGAAAGTGCTGAAGAAATCGTTCGTAACGCTCACGGACAGTTTTTACTTCGTGAAACACTTGATTTTCACTTATACGATAAAGTATCTGGTACATTCATCGGAGCTATAACGCTTAAGCCTGAAAACTGGGATATTCCAAAGTTTTCACTTCACTTCTGGCTGCATAGCGCTTATACAAAACAAGGTTATATGACCGAAGCTGTTAAAGGTGCCATTCAATTTGCCTTTGATAAGCTAAGTGCTAGAAGAATTGAAATTCGTATTGATGCAACAAATACAAATGCATGTAACCTAGCAGAACGTTTAGAATTTATTCTAGAAGGTACAATGGAAAATGATTTCATAGCACCAGATGGTAGCTTACGTGATGCACGCGTATATGCAAAAATCAATTAAAAAACACTCGCCTTTGGCGAGTGTTTATTTTTGTAGTTGTAAATATTGTACTGCAAACATTGTCTTTGCATCATGAATACGAAGATCTTTCATAAGAATAACCGCTTCTTCTAACGACACTTCCATCAATTCCACAAACTCATCTTCATCTAACTCAGCTTTATTTTCTTTTTTCGTCAAACCTGTCGCTTTATATACATATAAAATTTCATCTGCGAACCCTGGAGATGTGTAGAAAGAAGTAATAAGCTCCATATTTTCACATACATATCCTGTTTCCTCTTCTAATTCACGAACTGCTGTCACCTCAGGTTTTTCACCAGGTTCTAACTTGCCGGCTGGAATTTCTATAATCGCCTTTTCAAGCGCTTTACGATACTGCTCAACAAGCACAATTTTCCCCTCATCAGTAATAGCAATAATAGCAACTGCACCAGGGTGATTTACAATTTCACGTTTACTCATTGCTCCATTTGGTAATACTACATCATCAACACGAACTTTTATAACTCTACCATCAAAAATTGGTTCAGTTTTTACGGTTCTCTCTGCAAGATTACTCATACTACTTCATCTCCCTGTTCTATTTCCTATTCTTTCCTCATACATTTTACCACATTGAAAGGAGCGTGATAGAAATGAAAGTTTATATTTTACCAAATCGCGTCACTTTAGTCGGAAAAGCGTGGCAAATTCGCCATAAGCTAAAACAATATGGCAAAGAGTATACAACTGTACAAGAGTGGATTACAGCAAATAAAGTGAAACTTTAATCAGAGGGGGCATCCCTCTAATTATTTGTCTTCACCAACCCGGATAAAAGTAAAACGTTTGTCAACCTCTTTTCCCTTGCGTACAATACAGGTAAGGAGGTTGACCTATGAAAAAACGTCAATTAGGAAACTCGGATTTATTTGTGACAGAAATGGGACTTGGCTGTATGTCTCTCGGTACATCTGAAACAGAAGCCCTGCGTATTATCGATGAAGCAATCGATTTAGGAATCAATTTTTTTGATACCGCGGATTTATATGATTATGGATTAAACGAAGAATTTGTTGGTAAAGCATTAAAAGGGAAACGAGACCAAATTGTTCTTACAACGAAAGTTGGAAATCGATGGACAGAAGAAAAAAACGGCTGGTCTTGGGATCCTTCTAAAAATTACATAAAGGCTGAAGTGAAAGAAAGTTTACGTAGACTTCAAACTGATTATATTGATCTTTATCAACTTCACGGCGGGACGATTGAAGATCCTATAGATGAAACAATTGAAGCCTTTGAAGAATTAAAAAAAGAAGGTATCATTCGCCATTACGGTATTTCTTCTATACGTCCAAATGTCATCCGTGAGTATGCAAAGCGTTCAAATATCGTTAGTGTCCTAATGGAATATAGCCTTTTAAATCGTCGCCCTGAAGAATGGTTCCCATTTCTTAATGAACATCAAATTAGCGTCATTGCTCGCGGACCACTTGCAAAAGGAATTCTAACTGACAAGAATGCAAGAAAGATAGAAAGAGTAAAAGAAAAGGATTACCTTTCTTATTCTTATGATGAATTACATGCGACACTAGCGAGTGTAAAAGAAATAATCGGGGAAATCTCTTTAACAGGAACAGCTATTCAATATTGCTTGCATAACGAAACTGTTGCAGCTGTTATACCTGGGGCTAGCTCTATTCAACAATTGCAAGAAAATGTACAAGCTAGTAAACAAACACAGTTAACAACAGCAAAATATATACAACTTCAGCAAATTGCAAAATGTGATACCTATGCTTCACACCGTTAAAAAGACGCTACCAGTATGGTAGCGCCTTTTTATAACGTATCATATTTATCAGGATTCGTTCCTACATGTAAATTACGATTTAACGTATTAATTTGAGTCATCTCTTCTTCCGTGAGTGAAAAATCAAAAATAGTAAAATTCTCCTTAATGCGAGATGGTGTAACAGATTTAGGAATCGTTACTATCCCACTTTGAATATCCCATCTCAATATAACTTGCGCAGGTGTTTTTTCATATTTGTTAGCAATAGCCTGAATGATTGGATGCTCAAATACTTCTCCGCCCCTCATTAATGGACTCCACGCTTCCATTTGAATTTGCTCACCTTGACAGAAATTACGCAATTCAGATTGTGTTAACATTGGATGAAGTTCTACTTGGTTTACCATTGGCTTTACTTTGCAATTTGGTAATAGCAGCTCTAAATGGTGTTTATGGAAATTAGAAACACCAATCGCACGCACTTTACCTTCTTCATACAATTTTTCTAACGCTCGGT
This genomic interval carries:
- the xerD gene encoding site-specific tyrosine recombinase XerD encodes the protein MEDQLKDFIHYMVVEKGLAKNTVVSYERDLKSYVKYLQNVEQAKSFHEVTRLYIVNFLQHLKENGKSSKTLARHIASIRSFHQFLLRERAVEHDPSVHIETPQGERKLPKVLSVDEVEALLQTPKMTSAFGVRDKAMLELLYATGLRVSELIALNLEDVHLTMGFVRCIGKGNKERIIPLGSLATEAIQKYIEKGRRELMGKKVVDALFLNHHGNRLSRQGFWKILKRLAKEANIEKELTPHTLRHSFATHLLENGADLRAVQEMLGHADISTTQIYTHVSKTRLKDVYKQFHPRA
- the spoIIM gene encoding stage II sporulation protein M, whose product is MSHIQENSSLYIFNAVLLLMGVIFGAILVNSLQLNQKQDLSFYLQRFFGQVSKGEFAIAGEMFRESYFSQLKYIGFIWILGISIIGLPLIFILLFVKGVVVGFTVGFLVSQHGWNGLLLAFVSVLPQNLIIIPVFLVMTTIAASFSLRMIRHQFIRKITEPLLPLLIRYTCFFLVIGVVLALASSVEAYASPVLMKEVVEAINKK
- a CDS encoding GNAT family N-acetyltransferase; the protein is MKPLLLDFPTLFQTERLQVRKPFPGDGAEVYEAIQASLEDLVPWMPINAETEESAEEIVRNAHGQFLLRETLDFHLYDKVSGTFIGAITLKPENWDIPKFSLHFWLHSAYTKQGYMTEAVKGAIQFAFDKLSARRIEIRIDATNTNACNLAERLEFILEGTMENDFIAPDGSLRDARVYAKIN
- a CDS encoding YqzK family protein, whose product is MRRALKLTFDGVKVFLLFTSCTILFYFAILWINEEYESYHRYEKPKEETVEKVSGNEEPAKDAFVNRMMFFYENGE
- a CDS encoding NUDIX hydrolase; the encoded protein is MSNLAERTVKTEPIFDGRVIKVRVDDVVLPNGAMSKREIVNHPGAVAIIAITDEGKIVLVEQYRKALEKAIIEIPAGKLEPGEKPEVTAVRELEEETGYVCENMELITSFYTSPGFADEILYVYKATGLTKKENKAELDEDEFVELMEVSLEEAVILMKDLRIHDAKTMFAVQYLQLQK
- a CDS encoding Fur family transcriptional regulator, which gives rise to MEERIERIKKQLHAASYKLTPQREATVRVLLENEEDHLSAEDVYLLVKEKSPEIGLATVYRTLELLSELKVVDKINFGDGVSRYDLRQEGAQRFHHHLICTQCGAVQEIQEDLLGEVERKVERDWSFKVKDHRLTFHGICKNCQENETDEK
- the mciZ gene encoding Z-ring formation inhibitor MciZ, whose translation is MKVYILPNRVTLVGKAWQIRHKLKQYGKEYTTVQEWITANKVKL
- a CDS encoding aldo/keto reductase: MHIPTTTLHNGVRMPMIGLGVYKAKEGDEVKQAVKTALEVGYRSIDTATVYENESGVGEAVRESGIPREDIFITTKVWNDDQGYEETLEAFEKSLKKLQMDYVDLYLIHWPIRGKYVDTYRALEKLYEEGKVRAIGVSNFHKHHLELLLPNCKVKPMVNQVELHPMLTQSELRNFCQGEQIQMEAWSPLMRGGEVFEHPIIQAIANKYEKTPAQVILRWDIQSGIVTIPKSVTPSRIKENFTIFDFSLTEEEMTQINTLNRNLHVGTNPDKYDTL
- the lolS gene encoding aldo/keto reductase, translating into MKKRQLGNSDLFVTEMGLGCMSLGTSETEALRIIDEAIDLGINFFDTADLYDYGLNEEFVGKALKGKRDQIVLTTKVGNRWTEEKNGWSWDPSKNYIKAEVKESLRRLQTDYIDLYQLHGGTIEDPIDETIEAFEELKKEGIIRHYGISSIRPNVIREYAKRSNIVSVLMEYSLLNRRPEEWFPFLNEHQISVIARGPLAKGILTDKNARKIERVKEKDYLSYSYDELHATLASVKEIIGEISLTGTAIQYCLHNETVAAVIPGASSIQQLQENVQASKQTQLTTAKYIQLQQIAKCDTYASHR